In one window of Deinococcus radiotolerans DNA:
- a CDS encoding YbaB/EbfC family nucleoid-associated protein, with protein MDMKKLMKQMQQAQMAATKIQEDLAAKSVEGSASGLVSVTMNGHGKVTALKIKPEAVDADDVEALEDLILVALQDASAKADALQQDATRGLGIPGF; from the coding sequence ATGGACATGAAGAAGCTGATGAAGCAGATGCAGCAGGCCCAGATGGCCGCCACGAAAATCCAGGAGGACCTCGCCGCGAAATCCGTGGAAGGCAGCGCCAGCGGTCTGGTCAGCGTCACCATGAATGGCCACGGGAAGGTCACGGCCCTGAAGATCAAACCTGAAGCTGTGGACGCCGACGACGTCGAGGCGCTGGAGGACCTGATTCTGGTCGCCCTGCAGGACGCCAGTGCCAAGGCGGACGCCCTGCAGCAGGACGCGACGCGCGGGCTGGGCATTCCCGGCTTCTGA
- the recR gene encoding recombination mediator RecR, with amino-acid sequence MKYPPSLVALIRELSRLPGIGPKSAQRLAFHLFEQPREDIERLSRALLEAKRDLHTCPVCFNITDAERCDVCSDPSRDQGVICVVEEPGDVIAIERSGEYRGLYHVLHGVLSPMNGVGPDKLHIRPLLPRVQEGQEVILATGTTVEGDATALYLQRLLEPLGAVVSRIAYGLPVGGALEYADEVTLGRALAGRQRVSKPPQS; translated from the coding sequence GTGAAGTACCCTCCGTCATTGGTGGCGCTGATCCGTGAACTGTCGCGCCTGCCCGGAATCGGGCCGAAAAGTGCGCAGCGGCTCGCGTTCCACCTGTTCGAGCAGCCGCGCGAGGACATCGAGCGCCTCTCCCGCGCGCTGCTGGAAGCCAAGCGGGACCTGCACACCTGCCCGGTGTGTTTCAACATCACGGACGCGGAGAGATGCGACGTGTGCAGTGATCCCAGCCGCGACCAGGGCGTGATCTGCGTCGTGGAGGAACCCGGGGACGTGATCGCCATTGAACGTAGCGGCGAGTACCGCGGGCTGTACCACGTGCTGCACGGCGTCCTGAGCCCCATGAACGGCGTGGGGCCCGACAAGCTGCACATCCGCCCGCTGCTGCCGCGCGTGCAGGAGGGTCAGGAGGTCATCCTGGCGACCGGCACGACCGTCGAGGGCGACGCGACCGCGCTATACCTCCAGCGGCTGCTCGAACCCCTGGGGGCCGTGGTGAGCCGCATCGCGTACGGGCTGCCGGTGGGCGGCGCGCTGGAATACGCCGATGAGGTCACGCTGGGCCGCGCCCTCGCGGGCCGTCAGCGCGTGAGCAAGCCGCCCCAGAGCTAA
- a CDS encoding peroxiredoxin: MPLSTGDQIPTLTAPQDNGRPYEPTPGRWRVLFFFPKTSTSHCQLQARQYQAALEDFQALNVDVVGINGDPRQDQMRFRGVCQLSYPLLNDQQQRISEQFDLLDEPWPGEQVRRPRRETFLVDPQGVVRRHWTQVEPAQDAGTVLRSVRDLLTGESTQLLA; this comes from the coding sequence ATGCCCCTTTCAACCGGTGACCAGATTCCGACGCTGACCGCCCCGCAGGACAACGGGCGGCCCTACGAGCCGACGCCCGGCCGCTGGCGCGTGCTGTTCTTCTTCCCGAAGACCAGCACCTCGCACTGCCAGTTGCAGGCCCGGCAGTACCAGGCGGCCCTGGAGGACTTCCAGGCGCTGAACGTGGACGTGGTGGGCATCAACGGGGACCCCAGGCAGGACCAGATGCGCTTCCGGGGCGTGTGCCAGCTGAGCTATCCCCTGCTCAATGACCAGCAGCAGCGGATCAGTGAGCAGTTCGACCTGCTGGATGAGCCCTGGCCGGGCGAGCAGGTCCGCCGCCCCCGCCGCGAGACGTTCCTGGTCGATCCGCAAGGCGTGGTGCGCCGGCACTGGACGCAGGTGGAACCGGCGCAGGATGCCGGCACGGTGCTGCGCAGCGTCCGTGACCTCCTCACGGGCGAGTCCACGCAGCTCCTCGCGTGA
- a CDS encoding NUDIX hydrolase: MTDLALPRGATQVGLAVDVAAFAMHAGELHVLLVQRGELPHARDWALPGGFVHPGEELHEAALRELRTETSVELEPRHLEQFFTFGEINRDPRGRIVSVAHLAVLPHGTISVSGGGHTLGAEWTPAHRTPKLAFDHQAILDRALGRLQLRLEYANLALEFLPDTFTLPELQGVYEAILNRKLDKRNFRKRLLAQGSLTPSGERRSGVGRPAQLYRRAKGTRTPAL; encoded by the coding sequence GTGACCGACCTCGCGCTGCCCCGCGGCGCCACGCAGGTCGGCCTGGCCGTGGACGTCGCCGCGTTCGCCATGCACGCCGGGGAGCTGCACGTCCTGCTCGTGCAGCGTGGCGAACTGCCCCACGCCCGCGACTGGGCGCTGCCCGGCGGCTTCGTCCACCCGGGCGAGGAACTGCACGAGGCCGCGCTGCGCGAACTGCGCACCGAGACCAGCGTGGAACTCGAACCCCGCCACCTCGAACAGTTCTTCACGTTCGGGGAAATCAACCGCGACCCGCGCGGCCGGATCGTGAGCGTCGCTCACCTGGCCGTGCTGCCGCACGGAACGATCAGCGTCAGCGGCGGCGGGCACACCCTGGGCGCCGAGTGGACACCCGCGCACCGCACCCCGAAGCTGGCCTTCGACCACCAGGCGATCCTGGACCGCGCGCTGGGCCGCCTGCAACTGCGCCTGGAGTACGCGAACCTCGCGCTGGAATTTCTGCCCGACACCTTCACCCTGCCTGAACTGCAGGGAGTGTACGAGGCGATCCTGAACCGCAAGCTGGACAAGCGCAACTTCCGCAAGCGGCTGCTGGCGCAGGGCAGCCTGACGCCCAGCGGCGAGCGGCGCAGCGGCGTGGGCCGCCCCGCGCAGCTGTACCGCCGCGCCAAGGGCACCCGCACCCCGGCGCTGTAG